One window of the Mycobacterium sp. SVM_VP21 genome contains the following:
- a CDS encoding DUF1906 domain-containing protein, with product MTRSASRRDVLRYAALLGPALALPGALGATVGAPRAGANGLQVIDFAHRLVSPDQIKAAGFDGALVYVSELRPGATFDFKPVTRDYADGLRAAGLQVASCYQFGKPGWTQSPSDFTRGYDGGVADAQTALRLHTAAGGPPSAPIYFSVDEDIDATTWKNVAVHWFRGINSVLGVDRTGIYGGARPCTWAINEGVIGKSTTPGHRWAWQTRAWSHGDREPAAVLFQREIVTATEPGFVIDGAHVDVNDVLAADFGQWDLARQQGELS from the coding sequence TTACTCGGCCCGGCGCTGGCCCTGCCCGGCGCCCTCGGGGCGACGGTCGGCGCTCCGCGGGCCGGCGCGAACGGGCTGCAGGTCATCGATTTCGCCCACCGGTTGGTCTCGCCCGACCAGATCAAGGCCGCCGGATTCGACGGGGCGTTGGTCTACGTCTCCGAGCTGCGGCCGGGCGCGACCTTCGATTTCAAACCCGTCACCCGCGACTATGCCGACGGGTTGCGCGCCGCCGGCCTGCAGGTCGCCAGCTGCTACCAGTTCGGCAAACCGGGTTGGACGCAGTCGCCGTCGGACTTCACCCGGGGCTACGACGGCGGCGTGGCCGATGCGCAGACGGCGCTGCGGCTGCATACCGCGGCCGGGGGGCCGCCGTCAGCGCCGATCTACTTCAGTGTCGACGAGGACATCGACGCCACAACATGGAAGAACGTCGCGGTCCACTGGTTCCGCGGGATCAACTCCGTACTGGGCGTCGACCGTACCGGAATCTATGGCGGCGCCCGCCCATGCACCTGGGCGATCAACGAGGGTGTGATCGGAAAGTCGACCACCCCGGGTCACCGGTGGGCGTGGCAGACCCGGGCATGGTCGCACGGAGACCGCGAACCGGCAGCCGTACTCTTCCAACGAGAAATCGTCACCGCGACCGAGCCGGGTTTCGTCATCGACGGCGCGCATGTGGACGTCAACGACGTCCTTGCCGCGGACTTCGGTCAGTGGGACCTCGCCCGACAACAGGGGGAACTTTCGTGA
- a CDS encoding TetR family transcriptional regulator, whose translation MPRPPVERDAAIPSTPAQRRRCERILATAARLGARDGLEAVRMQDVADQSAVSIATLYRYYPTKHHLFSALLLHYTQTVGPSHPPRGCPVADVTDLMVGICRSMLARPRLARAMITSVNARRSESAATGDFDLRANILAVAGISRPASRDAQLALLVEQCAYGILSWAVMGETTPAQAERDMRRACELLLAPWRGDTHAGPATLR comes from the coding sequence ATGCCCCGCCCGCCGGTTGAGCGCGACGCCGCAATTCCCAGCACGCCGGCGCAACGCCGACGCTGCGAGCGCATTCTTGCCACCGCTGCCCGGCTCGGTGCGCGCGACGGCCTGGAGGCTGTCCGGATGCAGGATGTGGCCGACCAATCGGCGGTATCGATCGCGACCCTCTATCGCTACTACCCCACCAAGCATCACTTGTTCAGCGCCTTGTTGTTGCACTACACCCAGACCGTCGGTCCGTCGCACCCGCCGAGGGGATGTCCGGTAGCCGACGTCACCGATCTCATGGTCGGCATCTGCCGATCGATGCTCGCGCGCCCGCGGCTGGCTCGCGCCATGATTACCTCGGTCAATGCCCGGCGTTCGGAATCAGCGGCGACCGGGGACTTCGACCTTCGTGCCAACATCTTGGCCGTCGCAGGGATTTCTCGGCCGGCATCGCGCGACGCCCAGCTGGCGCTGCTGGTGGAGCAGTGCGCCTACGGCATCTTGTCCTGGGCGGTGATGGGTGAAACGACGCCTGCGCAGGCCGAACGCGACATGCGGCGCGCCTGCGAACTGCTGTTAGCGCCCTGGCGAGGTGATACGCACGCCGGACCCGCGACGCTGCGCTGA
- a CDS encoding SDR family NAD(P)-dependent oxidoreductase: protein MSSGDRPEWAQQYGPWAVVAGGSEGVGAEFAFQLAEAGINLVLIGRKSEPLRDIADRCRARGVDVRVLALDLTAADAVTRISEATSDIEVGLLIYNAGANTHSAEFLDGDLAAFERVLDLNVRTPLALIHHFGRAMRGRRRGGLLLVGSLTGYLGSARQTVYGATKAFSRIYAEGLWLELRHYNVHVLELVLGVTRTPAMARAGLNFDVPGLRVSDPAEVAREGLDQLSRGPVHVISAHADSPALRATADRAEAVLASHRLMQKLLRTAPRAADAPPAG, encoded by the coding sequence TTGTCCAGCGGTGATCGACCCGAGTGGGCGCAGCAATACGGCCCCTGGGCTGTGGTCGCCGGCGGCTCGGAAGGTGTCGGCGCCGAGTTCGCGTTCCAGCTGGCCGAGGCCGGTATCAATCTGGTCCTGATCGGTCGCAAGTCAGAGCCATTGCGCGACATCGCGGATCGGTGCCGGGCGCGCGGAGTTGACGTCCGGGTGCTCGCTCTGGATCTGACTGCCGCGGATGCCGTCACGCGGATCAGCGAGGCGACGTCGGACATCGAAGTCGGGTTGCTGATCTACAACGCGGGCGCCAACACTCACAGCGCGGAGTTCCTCGACGGCGATCTAGCTGCCTTCGAGCGGGTGCTCGACCTGAACGTACGGACGCCGCTGGCGCTGATCCACCATTTCGGGCGGGCGATGCGCGGTCGGCGGCGCGGTGGTCTGCTGCTGGTCGGGTCGCTGACCGGGTATCTCGGTTCGGCCCGGCAGACCGTTTACGGGGCGACGAAGGCGTTCAGCCGGATCTACGCCGAGGGCCTTTGGCTGGAGTTGCGCCACTACAACGTGCACGTCTTGGAGTTGGTGCTCGGCGTGACCAGGACGCCGGCCATGGCACGGGCCGGCCTCAACTTCGACGTGCCGGGATTGCGAGTATCCGATCCGGCCGAGGTCGCCCGCGAAGGGCTCGACCAGCTCTCCCGCGGGCCGGTGCACGTCATCTCGGCGCACGCCGACAGTCCTGCCCTGCGCGCCACCGCAGATCGCGCCGAAGCCGTGCTCGCCTCGCATCGGCTGATGCAGAAGCTGCTCCGAACCGCACCCCGAGCCGCTGATGCCCCGCCCGCCGGTTGA
- a CDS encoding LLM class F420-dependent oxidoreductase: MRLGLATPVVIQVPGTASSWEAEGSVEDIGQIASTADELGFAYLTCSEHVAVPAEAAAGRGTTYWDPLATLSFLAARTHSIRLVTSVVVLGYHHPLELAKRYGTLDRLSGGRLTLGVGVGSLREEFDLLGCAWDDRGARADDAMRALRASLSTTRPAYHGTFYRFDSMVVQPCAVQPRVPIWVGGRTRRSLRRAVDLGDGWTPFGLTIDELTKYLGSVDLPDRFAVVLSTPPLDPIDAPQQALDRIGRLADIGATDASCVIAARSSAHFCDQLIALAELAGLSRREGR, translated from the coding sequence ATGCGGCTCGGTTTGGCCACGCCGGTTGTCATCCAGGTCCCCGGCACCGCGTCGAGCTGGGAGGCCGAGGGCAGTGTCGAAGACATCGGCCAGATCGCCTCGACCGCCGACGAACTTGGCTTTGCCTACCTCACCTGCTCGGAACATGTCGCGGTTCCCGCCGAGGCTGCGGCCGGTCGTGGAACGACGTATTGGGATCCGTTGGCCACCTTGTCATTTCTGGCCGCCCGCACCCATTCGATTCGATTGGTGACCTCGGTTGTGGTGCTGGGCTATCACCATCCGCTGGAGCTTGCCAAACGCTACGGAACCCTGGACCGGCTTAGCGGTGGTCGGCTGACCCTGGGCGTCGGAGTCGGGTCGCTGCGGGAGGAGTTCGACCTGCTCGGCTGCGCGTGGGACGACCGCGGCGCCCGGGCCGATGACGCGATGCGGGCGTTGCGGGCGTCGTTGTCGACCACCCGCCCCGCCTATCACGGCACCTTCTACCGATTCGACTCGATGGTCGTGCAGCCGTGCGCGGTACAACCGCGGGTGCCGATCTGGGTGGGGGGACGCACCCGCCGCTCGCTTCGACGCGCGGTTGACCTGGGCGACGGCTGGACACCGTTCGGCCTCACCATCGACGAGCTGACGAAATATCTTGGCTCCGTGGATCTCCCGGACAGGTTCGCAGTCGTCTTGTCGACGCCGCCGCTGGACCCGATCGACGCCCCGCAGCAGGCCCTCGATCGGATCGGCAGGCTCGCTGACATCGGTGCCACAGACGCCAGCTGCGTGATCGCGGCGCGCTCTTCGGCGCACTTCTGTGACCAGCTGATCGCATTGGCCGAGCTGGCCGGCCTGTCGCGTCGGGAGGGCCGATGA
- a CDS encoding nuclear transport factor 2 family protein has product MIEQRLAELERRLQQIEDERAIERLIASYGPLVDAGDPESTAALWQHDGIYDVENWLMNGREEIAAMVRSRGHQDLIGRGCTHFLGPAVVTVHGDEAVAVCESTLLVKQGNQFRVARGGANYFHLKRVAGSPGQWQIVRRITRLLDGAEEGRALLVDGIAGRIR; this is encoded by the coding sequence ATGATCGAGCAACGGCTGGCCGAACTGGAGCGGCGCCTACAACAGATCGAGGACGAGCGCGCCATCGAGCGGCTGATCGCGTCCTACGGCCCACTGGTGGACGCCGGCGACCCCGAATCCACCGCAGCGCTGTGGCAACACGATGGCATCTACGACGTCGAGAACTGGCTGATGAACGGCCGCGAGGAGATTGCGGCGATGGTGCGCTCTCGTGGTCACCAGGACCTGATCGGTCGGGGATGTACGCACTTTCTGGGGCCGGCGGTGGTCACCGTGCACGGTGACGAGGCGGTCGCCGTGTGTGAGTCGACGCTGTTGGTCAAACAGGGCAACCAGTTTCGCGTCGCGCGCGGCGGCGCCAATTATTTTCACCTCAAGCGGGTCGCCGGCTCGCCCGGTCAGTGGCAGATCGTCAGGCGGATCACCCGGCTCCTCGACGGTGCCGAGGAGGGTCGCGCGCTGTTGGTGGACGGCATCGCTGGGCGCATCCGCTAG
- a CDS encoding acyl-CoA dehydrogenase family protein, producing MDLRWSEEDRAFQAEVRDFLDQKLTPELRRAGRLMTSVYADHEASMAWQAILHERGWAAPAWPVEHGGCDWSLTQHYIFSRESTLAGAPSLSPMGIRMVAHAIVRYGTDAQKDYFLPRILTGEVFFCQGYSEPEAGSDLAALSMAATVDADDLVCTGSKIWTTHAGEANWMFALVRTARTAKKQQGITFLLIDMTSPGIEIRPLVMTSGEEIQNQVFFDEVRVPKTNVIGEIDNGWTVAKYLLEFERGGGAVAPGLQVVAEEIATAAKNQPGPGGGQLTDDDAFMRKLADARIRAEVLEILEYQVLAAVAEGRNPGASSSMLKILGTELSQELTALALEAAGPRGRIYQPHVTAPGGPIADYQPPTDGYASGEPWQAVAPLRYFNDRAGSIYAGSNEIQRNILAKAALGL from the coding sequence ATGGATCTGCGGTGGTCGGAGGAAGATCGGGCGTTTCAAGCGGAGGTTCGGGATTTTCTCGACCAGAAACTGACCCCGGAGCTACGTCGCGCGGGCCGGCTGATGACCAGTGTCTACGCCGATCACGAGGCCAGCATGGCGTGGCAGGCGATTCTGCACGAGCGGGGTTGGGCGGCGCCCGCGTGGCCGGTGGAGCACGGCGGCTGTGACTGGAGCCTGACTCAGCACTACATCTTCAGTCGCGAGTCGACGCTTGCCGGTGCACCGTCGTTGTCGCCGATGGGAATCCGGATGGTCGCGCACGCGATCGTCCGCTACGGCACGGACGCACAGAAGGATTACTTCTTGCCCCGGATTCTCACCGGCGAGGTGTTCTTCTGTCAGGGGTACTCCGAGCCCGAGGCCGGATCGGATCTGGCGGCGCTGTCGATGGCGGCCACGGTCGACGCAGACGACCTGGTCTGCACCGGCAGCAAGATCTGGACCACCCACGCCGGCGAGGCGAACTGGATGTTCGCCCTGGTGCGCACCGCCCGGACTGCCAAGAAGCAGCAGGGCATCACGTTCTTGCTGATCGACATGACCTCGCCCGGCATCGAGATCCGGCCGCTGGTGATGACCTCCGGTGAAGAGATCCAGAACCAGGTGTTCTTCGACGAGGTGCGGGTCCCCAAGACCAATGTCATCGGAGAGATCGACAACGGCTGGACGGTCGCGAAATATCTGCTCGAATTCGAGCGCGGCGGTGGCGCGGTGGCGCCGGGCCTGCAGGTGGTGGCCGAGGAGATCGCCACGGCGGCCAAGAACCAGCCGGGACCGGGCGGTGGCCAGCTCACCGACGACGACGCCTTCATGCGCAAGCTGGCGGACGCGCGGATTCGCGCCGAAGTATTGGAGATCCTGGAATACCAGGTGCTTGCCGCCGTCGCCGAGGGACGCAACCCCGGTGCCTCGTCGTCGATGCTCAAGATCTTGGGCACCGAGCTGAGCCAGGAGCTGACCGCCCTGGCGTTGGAGGCGGCCGGCCCGCGCGGACGCATCTATCAGCCGCATGTCACCGCTCCCGGGGGACCGATCGCCGACTACCAGCCGCCCACCGACGGATATGCGTCTGGCGAACCGTGGCAGGCGGTGGCTCCACTGCGCTACTTCAATGACCGGGCCGGTTCGATCTACGCCGGTAGCAACGAAATTCAGCGGAATATTCTGGCCAAAGCGGCATTGGGGCTCTAA
- a CDS encoding acyl-CoA dehydrogenase family protein: protein MDFNVNNEQQMLRDGITKFLAARYDLETSRAAAKTGVGWQPEIWRAFAGELGILGATLPEEFDGIGGGAVELMIITEALGHALVIEPYVDTVVVAGGLLRRSGNPVAAGVLKELVAGTAVAALAAAEPGSADRWQDAVTLARPDGDGWVLNGSKIMAVAAPLATHVLVTARIEGEDGISLFLTEADAAGITLHPYRTIDDRSAADVTFTDLRLGADALLGERGGAWPSLAQARDEGAAAICSEAVGCMRKVLADTVEYCKQRQQFGQPIGSFQALQHRMVDMFMEVEQSAAAVYLAILNLEADEATRARAVSAGKATIGRAARLVGQEAVQLHGGMGMTEELAIGHYFKRLTAIQYEFGTTDSHIARYAELTKA from the coding sequence ATGGACTTCAACGTGAACAATGAGCAGCAGATGCTGCGTGACGGCATCACCAAGTTCCTCGCCGCACGCTACGATCTCGAGACGAGCCGCGCCGCAGCCAAGACCGGCGTCGGTTGGCAGCCCGAGATCTGGCGTGCCTTCGCCGGCGAACTGGGCATTCTGGGCGCGACGCTCCCCGAAGAATTCGACGGAATAGGCGGCGGCGCAGTCGAACTCATGATCATCACCGAAGCGCTCGGGCATGCGCTGGTGATCGAACCGTATGTCGACACCGTCGTCGTTGCCGGCGGTCTGCTGCGCCGCTCCGGCAACCCGGTGGCCGCCGGCGTGCTCAAGGAGCTCGTGGCCGGTACCGCGGTCGCCGCATTGGCTGCCGCAGAACCGGGTTCGGCCGACCGGTGGCAGGATGCGGTGACCCTGGCGCGCCCCGATGGGGACGGCTGGGTGCTGAACGGCTCGAAGATCATGGCCGTCGCGGCACCTCTGGCAACGCACGTGTTGGTCACCGCCCGCATCGAGGGTGAAGACGGAATATCGTTGTTCCTCACCGAGGCCGACGCTGCCGGAATCACCCTGCATCCGTATCGCACCATCGACGACCGGAGCGCGGCTGACGTCACCTTCACCGATCTGCGGCTTGGCGCCGACGCCCTGCTGGGTGAGCGCGGCGGGGCGTGGCCGTCATTGGCGCAGGCCCGAGACGAGGGCGCCGCGGCGATCTGCTCCGAGGCGGTCGGCTGCATGCGGAAAGTCTTGGCGGACACCGTCGAATACTGCAAGCAGCGTCAGCAGTTCGGGCAGCCCATCGGCAGCTTCCAGGCTCTGCAACACCGGATGGTCGACATGTTCATGGAGGTTGAGCAGTCGGCCGCGGCGGTCTACCTGGCGATCCTCAACCTCGAGGCCGACGAGGCCACCCGCGCCCGCGCGGTGTCGGCCGGCAAGGCCACCATCGGCCGGGCCGCCCGACTCGTCGGCCAAGAGGCGGTGCAACTGCACGGCGGTATGGGCATGACCGAAGAGTTGGCGATCGGCCACTACTTCAAGCGGCTCACCGCAATTCAATACGAGTTCGGAACCACCGACTCCCACATCGCCCGCTACGCCGAGCTCACGAAGGCGTAG
- a CDS encoding DUF732 domain-containing protein yields the protein MRRVLSVLGVVAAIGCAAPAYADPGDGDGGGDAAFLTAVRAAGLTFASSDQAIVAGHAVCSMANNGETGLQVVKQLTADNPGLPMDAAAQFAAASANAYCPQHLRK from the coding sequence ATGCGCAGAGTGCTATCGGTCTTGGGCGTTGTCGCCGCCATCGGGTGCGCCGCGCCGGCGTACGCGGATCCCGGTGACGGCGATGGCGGCGGCGACGCCGCCTTCCTAACTGCCGTAAGGGCAGCCGGGCTCACCTTCGCCAGTAGCGATCAGGCCATTGTGGCCGGCCATGCCGTCTGCAGCATGGCTAACAATGGCGAGACGGGATTGCAGGTCGTCAAACAACTCACGGCCGACAATCCCGGGCTACCCATGGACGCCGCCGCGCAGTTCGCGGCCGCCTCCGCCAATGCTTACTGCCCGCAGCACTTGCGGAAGTAG
- a CDS encoding sodium-dependent bicarbonate transport family permease, producing the protein MLLEFWQNFTHNLFKPLLLFFYFGFLLALAKVPFEFPNAVYQGLTMYLLLAIGWHGGEELAGIDLSQVGGILGFMLTGFMLNFVIGTIAYLLLKYLTKMREVDRATVAGYYGSDSAGTFATCMGVLATIGMAFDAYMPVMLAIMEIPGCLVALFLVARLRHRGMDAAGNMPHEPGYTVPASSVPAAIGAAQAGDPTGGLAIEMSPERRVETEATSNGRLISRELVREVFLNPGICLLLGGIAIGFISGLQGSKVTGVDDPVFVTAFQGVLCLFLLEMGLTAARKLKDLKSAGRGFILFGLLAPNLFATLGLFVAHTYSQLTGVHFQLGTYVLFAVLCGAASYIAVPAIQRLAIPEASPSLPLAASLGLTFAYNVTIGIPLYIEIARLITSQ; encoded by the coding sequence ATGCTTCTCGAGTTCTGGCAGAACTTCACGCACAACCTGTTCAAGCCACTGCTGTTGTTCTTCTACTTCGGCTTCCTTCTGGCATTGGCCAAGGTGCCGTTCGAATTCCCGAACGCGGTGTATCAAGGCCTGACGATGTACCTGTTGCTGGCCATCGGCTGGCACGGTGGCGAGGAACTCGCCGGCATCGACCTCTCCCAGGTCGGCGGAATCCTGGGATTCATGCTCACCGGCTTCATGCTGAACTTTGTGATCGGCACGATCGCCTACCTGTTGCTGAAGTATCTAACGAAGATGCGCGAAGTCGATCGCGCAACGGTCGCCGGCTACTACGGCTCCGATTCGGCCGGAACCTTCGCCACCTGCATGGGCGTGTTGGCCACCATCGGCATGGCCTTCGACGCCTACATGCCCGTCATGCTGGCCATCATGGAAATCCCCGGCTGCTTGGTTGCGCTGTTCCTGGTCGCCCGGTTGCGTCATCGGGGTATGGACGCCGCTGGCAATATGCCCCACGAGCCGGGCTACACGGTGCCGGCCAGTTCGGTCCCGGCAGCCATCGGCGCCGCGCAGGCCGGTGACCCCACCGGCGGCCTGGCCATCGAGATGAGCCCCGAGCGTCGCGTGGAGACCGAGGCTACCTCGAACGGGCGCCTGATCAGCCGGGAACTGGTGCGAGAGGTCTTCCTCAACCCGGGCATCTGCCTGCTGCTCGGTGGTATCGCGATCGGCTTCATCAGTGGCCTGCAGGGCTCGAAGGTCACCGGCGTCGACGACCCGGTCTTCGTCACCGCGTTCCAGGGCGTGCTGTGCCTCTTCCTGCTCGAGATGGGGCTGACCGCGGCGCGCAAGCTGAAGGACCTGAAGTCCGCTGGCCGGGGTTTCATCCTCTTCGGTCTGCTGGCTCCCAACCTGTTCGCGACGCTGGGTCTGTTTGTTGCACACACCTACTCGCAGCTGACCGGCGTCCACTTCCAGTTGGGCACCTATGTTCTGTTCGCCGTGCTGTGCGGCGCGGCCTCATACATCGCGGTGCCGGCGATCCAGCGACTGGCGATCCCGGAAGCCAGTCCCAGCTTGCCGTTGGCAGCATCGCTGGGTCTGACGTTCGCCTACAACGTCACGATCGGCATCCCGCTCTACATCGAGATCGCCCGTCTCATTACCTCGCAGTAG
- a CDS encoding PPE family protein: MYFSLLPPEINSGNMYAGAGSASLVAAATSWGRLASELSAAASEYNAVLASLTGETWTGPSAAAMTAAAQPFTAWMSTTAATAAQAAAQAQAAATAYETAHAATVPPEVVAANRAQNQMLYATNFLGQNLAAIAANEAQYMEMWAQDAAAMETYAVSATAATKVNAFSEPPQTTTGTAEATSAANAGSAATTSGSNSILQFFADLATDYNTFINNALGSLTGNPSAGATFSALFAALKAPVGMTTQFNDTSLLINFPIQNFLKFGTPIGRVFEGLPLSGLGAGLRVGGMAGLTSSVSATMSEANLVGNLSVPPSWASASPAIRLATTGMPAAGLAAAPAAGMSGGLLNQAALGSMAGGALGSARPRTVGGSGRIRIQGGKAKTPVKLDAVIAKLQSQPEAVQHWNVDQAGLDELLDELSRKPGVHAVHLKGAKKAATPLS; this comes from the coding sequence ATGTACTTCTCTTTGCTACCGCCGGAGATCAATTCGGGCAACATGTACGCCGGTGCCGGCTCCGCATCGTTGGTCGCGGCCGCAACGTCCTGGGGACGACTCGCCAGCGAGTTAAGCGCCGCAGCATCCGAATACAACGCCGTACTCGCGTCGCTCACCGGTGAAACGTGGACCGGCCCTTCCGCTGCTGCGATGACAGCTGCCGCCCAGCCCTTTACCGCCTGGATGTCGACCACCGCGGCCACTGCGGCCCAGGCGGCCGCGCAGGCGCAGGCCGCCGCCACCGCCTATGAAACGGCTCACGCGGCAACGGTCCCGCCGGAGGTCGTGGCGGCTAACCGTGCCCAGAACCAGATGCTGTACGCCACGAACTTCCTCGGGCAGAATCTGGCGGCCATCGCGGCCAACGAAGCTCAGTACATGGAGATGTGGGCGCAAGATGCCGCGGCGATGGAGACCTACGCAGTCTCGGCCACGGCGGCCACCAAGGTCAATGCGTTCAGTGAGCCGCCGCAGACCACGACCGGGACCGCCGAGGCGACGTCGGCAGCCAACGCGGGATCCGCAGCGACCACCTCGGGCAGCAATTCGATCTTGCAGTTCTTCGCCGACTTGGCAACGGACTACAACACTTTCATCAACAATGCGCTGGGCTCACTCACCGGGAACCCGTCTGCGGGCGCGACATTCTCCGCACTGTTCGCGGCGCTGAAGGCGCCGGTCGGTATGACCACGCAGTTCAACGACACCTCGCTGCTAATCAACTTCCCGATCCAGAACTTCCTCAAGTTCGGAACTCCGATAGGCCGGGTCTTCGAGGGCCTGCCGCTCAGCGGTCTCGGCGCCGGGCTTCGGGTCGGAGGCATGGCGGGTCTGACCTCGTCGGTGTCGGCCACCATGTCGGAGGCGAATCTGGTGGGCAACCTGTCCGTCCCGCCGAGCTGGGCCTCTGCCAGCCCGGCGATCCGACTGGCGACCACCGGCATGCCCGCTGCAGGCCTGGCTGCCGCCCCCGCCGCGGGCATGTCCGGCGGCCTGCTCAACCAGGCAGCGCTGGGCAGTATGGCCGGCGGAGCCCTGGGCAGCGCCCGCCCCCGCACCGTAGGAGGCAGCGGACGGATCCGGATCCAGGGCGGCAAAGCCAAGACTCCGGTCAAGCTCGACGCAGTGATCGCCAAGCTGCAGAGCCAACCCGAGGCGGTCCAGCACTGGAACGTCGACCAGGCCGGACTCGACGAACTGCTCGACGAGCTGTCCCGGAAGCCCGGCGTCCACGCCGTACACCTCAAGGGCGCCAAGAAAGCCGCAACCCCCCTCAGCTGA
- a CDS encoding PPE family protein yields the protein MDFAALPPEINSGRMYAGAGSGPLLAAASAWDALAAELGSAASSYESAVSSLTGEWSGPSSTSMAAAAEPYVTWMSTTATQAELSANQARAAAAAYEAAFAATVPPPVVAANRTQLATLIATNFLGQNTPAIAATEIHYAEMWAQDAGAMYGYAGSAAAATQLTPFNQPPETTNPTGTANQAAASAEATGNSAASNISQQVSQLLNAMPQALQSLVSNPAAATVPTNLTNWNTIWGTLTGAYSPLLGWTSIPGGLFLAFGQMYSWIMNGMAAQAFLAGPKAITGALLPLAPLAQTALPAASLSSATGVLGNAASVGKLSVPASWAVAAPATKLVSMASSLPATLEAAPMAAVAGQDAMFGEMALSSLLGRGIGGTATQSVGAATRSLRNSGGSDAFGPVPPGEADPAAATIIVIPALDE from the coding sequence ATGGATTTTGCTGCATTGCCACCGGAGATCAACTCCGGCCGGATGTACGCGGGTGCGGGCTCCGGCCCCCTGCTGGCGGCCGCTTCGGCCTGGGACGCACTCGCGGCGGAATTAGGTTCTGCTGCTTCGTCCTACGAGTCGGCGGTGTCGAGCCTCACCGGAGAATGGTCCGGCCCGTCGTCCACTTCGATGGCCGCCGCAGCCGAACCGTACGTGACCTGGATGAGCACGACCGCCACACAAGCCGAGCTCTCCGCCAACCAGGCCCGCGCCGCCGCGGCAGCCTACGAGGCGGCCTTCGCGGCCACCGTGCCACCACCGGTGGTCGCGGCAAACCGGACGCAACTGGCGACCCTGATCGCGACGAACTTCCTCGGGCAGAACACACCGGCGATCGCCGCCACCGAAATTCACTACGCGGAGATGTGGGCACAAGACGCCGGGGCGATGTACGGCTACGCCGGATCGGCCGCAGCGGCAACGCAGCTCACCCCGTTCAACCAGCCCCCGGAGACCACCAACCCGACCGGCACGGCCAATCAGGCGGCGGCATCAGCAGAGGCAACCGGAAACTCGGCCGCTTCCAACATCTCGCAGCAAGTTTCCCAGCTGCTCAATGCGATGCCCCAGGCATTGCAGTCGCTCGTGTCGAACCCCGCCGCGGCGACTGTGCCTACCAACCTGACCAACTGGAACACGATCTGGGGCACGCTGACGGGCGCCTACAGCCCCTTGCTCGGTTGGACATCTATCCCCGGCGGTCTCTTCCTGGCGTTCGGACAGATGTACTCGTGGATCATGAACGGGATGGCTGCGCAGGCTTTCCTGGCCGGCCCGAAAGCCATTACCGGAGCGCTCCTGCCGCTCGCACCCCTGGCGCAAACAGCACTACCGGCGGCAAGTCTGAGCAGTGCCACAGGTGTACTGGGCAACGCGGCGTCGGTCGGCAAGCTCTCGGTGCCGGCATCATGGGCGGTTGCGGCACCCGCGACCAAGCTGGTCAGCATGGCTTCGTCCTTGCCGGCGACGCTGGAGGCCGCTCCGATGGCCGCAGTCGCCGGTCAGGACGCCATGTTCGGTGAGATGGCACTATCGAGCCTGTTGGGCCGCGGCATAGGCGGCACCGCAACCCAATCCGTCGGTGCGGCGACCCGGTCGCTGCGCAACAGCGGCGGATCCGATGCCTTCGGCCCCGTTCCGCCCGGTGAAGCCGATCCCGCGGCCGCCACCATCATCGTCATTCCGGCACTGGATGAGTGA